DNA from Aliarcobacter butzleri:
ATTAAGATATAATACAAAAAATAACTTGATATTTAAGTAAAAATCTATCAAAACAATCACAATTCATAGGAGCTATCTTGTCAAAAATAAAATGTAATCATTGTCATTTAGAATTTGATAAAAATATAATGATAAAAGACAATGATTTAAATTTTTGTTGTAAAGGATGCCAAGGTGTTTATCATTTACTAAAAAGTGATGGATTGGAATCTTTTTACGAAAAACTTGGAAATAAAACAATAGCTCCACCAATAGAAGTTTTTAATGACGACATCACTAAATTTGATTCTTTAAATTTTTATGACAACTATGTAAGTAAAACAAAAGAAGGTTTTAATCAAATTGATTTAATTATAGAGGGTATTCATTGTGCTGCATGTGTTTGGCTAAATGAAAAAATTCTTTTTGATACAAAAGGTATTGTTGAAGCAAATATTAATTTTACGACAAATAAAGCAAGAATTATTTGGGATGATGACATATTGAAGTTATCTCAAATAATTCTAAAAATTAGGTCTATTGGTTATAACGCTTATGCTTATGATTCAAGTGTTGCTGATATTGCAGCTTCAAAAGCAAAACAAGACTATTTTGTACGTATTATGGTTGCTGTTGTTTGTACTATGAATATTATGATGTTAAGTGTTGCAAAATATACAGGATTTTTTACAGGAATTACTCCTGAAGTTATGCAAATGATTCATTTAGGAGAGTTTATTCTTTCAACACCTGTTTTATTTTATAGTGGTTGGGTTTTTTATAAAGGTGCGTATTACGGTCTAAAAAATAAAATGGTAACTATGGATTTAGCTGTTTCTACTGGAGCAACATTGAGTTATATTTACTCTTTGACTATTTTGCTTGGAGCAAAAGGAGATAGTTATTTTGATTCTGTTGCGATGATTATTACTTTTGTTTTAGTTGGAAAATATTTAGAAGTTATTGGTAAAAAATCAGCTGTTGATACTTTAGATAAAATAAAATCAACTTTGCCTTTAGAAGCAGTTATTATAAATGGAAATGAAAAAAAAGTTGTAGCTTTAAATAGTGTAAATATTGGTGATATTGTAGAGATAAAAGCAGGAGATAAAGTTCCTGTTGATGGAAAAGTAATCTCTGGAAATGGTTCTTTTGATGAATCAACAATCACAGGAGAATCAATTCCTGTATATAAAAAAGTTGGAGATGCTGTTTTTAGTGGAACTATAAATTTAGATTCTTTGATACATTTTGAAGTAACAAAGAACTTTAAAAATTCAACTTTTTCTTCTATCGTTTCTTTACTTGAAGACTCTTTAAATTCAAAACCTTCTATTCAGATTAAAGCAAATAAAATTTCAAGAGGATTTAGTGCTACTATTTTGTCTCTGGCATTTGCTACTTTTTTAGTTTGGTATTTTTTTGGTTTAGACTTAGGTTTTATTTATGAAGGGACAAATCAATTTGAAAGATCTTTTATAGTTGCTGTTTCTGTTATTGTTATTGCTTGTCCTTGTGCATTGGCTCTTGCAACTCCAATGGCAAGTTTAGTTGGTATTTCAGAACTTGCTAAAAAAGGTTTACTTTTCAAAGAAGCAAAGTTTATAGAAACTTTAGCTGTTGCTTCTAGTGTAGTTTTTGATAAAACGGGAACTTTAACAAAAGGTGAATTAAATGTCGTAAAAGCAAGAATCTTAGATGATAATATTCATAAATTAAATCTTTTGTATTCACTAATAGATAGTTCAACTCATCCAGTAAGTCTTTCTATTAAAAGATATTTAGAAAAAAACTATAATTTAGAGTTAAAAAAACTTGAAAATGTAAAAAATATTGAAGCAAAAGGGATGAGTGCAACATATAAAAATGTTGATGAAAAAGAGTTTGAGATTCTTGGTGGAAATGTAGAACTTCTTAGAGAATTTGGAATTTATTATAAATTTGATTCTTCAAGAACTGTCTATTTATTTGCTATTAATAAAAGAGTAATTGCTACATTTGAACTTGAAGATGAGATAAAAGATGGTTCAAAAGAGTTAATAAATTATCTACAAAATAAGAATATTGAAGTAATAATGCTAACAGGTGATAATGAACAAGTTGCTTCAAGAATTGCAAAAGAATTAGGTATAAAAAAATATTTATCACATCAAACTCCAGTTTCAAAAGCAGATTTTATAAAAGAGCTAAAAAAACAAAATAAAGTTGTTGTTATGGTTGGTGATGGTGTAAATGATAGTGTAGCTTTAAGTAGTAGTGATGTAGCTATTGCTATGGGAAATTCTGCTGATATATCTTTAGCGGTTTCTGATGTAGTTTTATTAAATTCAACTTTAAAATCTTTAAAAGAGGCTTTTCTTATTTCAAATAAAACATATAAACATATCAAACAAAATTTAGGCTTTTCATTACTTTATAATGCAACGACTGTACCTTTAGCAATGGCAGGTTTTGTAATACCGCTTATTGCTGCACTTTCAATGAGTTTAAGTTCTTTAATAGTAGTATTAAACTCTCTTAGAATCAAAATGAAATAAAGGAAAATAATATTTTATGATAAATGACACACTTTTATTTATGTTAATAGTTGGGATAATAATATCTGCTGGACTTCTTTTATTATTTGTTTGGGCTGCAAAAACTGGTCAGTTCGATGATGCAGATAGAATGTTGAATAATCCTTTATATGATAGCGTTGATGATTTAAATGATGCTATTAGAAAAGAACAAAAAATAAAAGAGGAAAAAGAAGCAAAAGAAGAGAAACAAAAAAAAGAGTAGAAAGTTCTACTCTTTTTAAGAAGATAAAATTATTTACCCATATAGTCAGCTAAAGCCTTGATGTCTGCATCAGATAATTTAGCAACTTGACCTTTCATTAACGCTTTCATAGGTCCACCATAAGTTCCATCTTTATAACCATGTAATGCTTTTTCAATTTCAGCTTTTGTTAAATTAGCTGGAACGTGAGAAGCACTTTTTGTAGTTATATTGATTTCACCTTTTGCACCGTGACATGCTTTACATGTTGCGTAAGCCGCTGGAGCATCTGCAAAAGCAAAAGCAGCAACTGCTAAAGTTGTAAGAACGATTTTTTTCATTTTTTTCTCCTTTGAAATTTAAGAGAAAAATTCTAGCTTTTTTTTTATATTTTTAAGCTTAATAATTTTTTCTTAATCGTAAAATTTTCACTTAAAATTGTGCAAAATTTGTGAAGTTAAAAAAAGTTTCATAAAACATAAAATAAAGCATATTTTTAATATAGTAATACTCTTAATATTTAAGTTAAAGGCAAAAAATTTGGATAAAGATTTAGTGTTAGACATAAATGATTTAACTTTTTATTATAAAAAAGAGAATCCTATTTATAAAGATTTTTCTTTAAAATTACAAAAAGGTCAGTTAGTGACGATTTTTGGGAAAAGTGGAAGTGGAAAAACTACACTTTTTGAATTAATTATTGGAAGTTTAAAACCAATAAAAGGAACTATAGATAAATTAGATGTATCTATGATATTTCAAGATCCATTTAATTCTTTTCATCCAACATATAAAATAATAGAACAGATAAAAGATGTTGTACAAAGAGATTTTACAACTGAGTTGGATAGTTTATTAAAAAAACTTAACTTATCAAAAGATATTTTAGATAAATATTCATATCAGTTAAGTGGTGGACAGCTTCAAAGATGTTCTATTTTAAGAGCAATATTAATGAAACCAAAGTTACTTTTAATAGATGAACCAACATCTGCTTTGGACAATATAATAGCTTATGATGTGATGAAATTATTAATTACTTTTTTAGAAGATAGCGCTATTTTGCTTGTAACTCATGATTTGGATATGGCAAAATGGTGTAGCGATAAAATTATAAGGTTGGAAACTGATGCAAGAAAATAAAAAAGCTTTAGTGTTATTAAATATGGGCGGAGCTAGAGATAAAAGTGAATTAAAAATGTTTTTGACAAATATGTTCAATGATGAAAATATTTTGACAATTAAAAATGCTTTTATTAGAAAAATGGTGGCTAGTTTTATTACTAATTCAAGATTAGAAAGTGCTTGGAAAAACTACGAAAAAATTGGAAATCATTCTCCAATTAATCCTTTGACAGAACAATTGGTAAATAAATGTAATGATAAAATAGAAAATTATAAAACTTACCAAGTTATGAGATATACTCCACCTTTTGCTAAAGAGATAATATCTCAAATGAAAAAAGATGGAATAAAAGAAGTTTTGTTACTTCCTTTATATCCTCAATATTCTACAACAACAACAAAATCATCTTTGGAAGATTTTATAAAATTTGCAAAAAATAGTTTTAACATAAGTTCTATTGAAACTTTTTATAAAAATGATAAATTTAATGAGTGTATTGTAAATGAAATTTTAAATAATGTAGAAGATGAAACTTCTTACAATCTTGTATTTTCAGCTCACGGACTTCCTCAAAAAATAGTTAATGCAGGTGATCCTTATGAAAAACAGATGAATGAGCATGTGAAAATCTTGAGCGAAGAATTACAAAAAAGAGGAAAAAATTTTAAATCTATAAATTTAGCATATCAGTCTAAAGTTGGACCTTTAAAGTGGTTAGAACCATCACTTGAAAATATGCTAAAAAATTTTAAAAATGAAAATGTGATTATTTATCCATTATCATTTATTGTTGATAATTCTGAAACAGTTTTTGAGCTTGATATTGAATATAAAGAAATAGCACACGAAATAGGAATAAAAGAGTATAAAGTTTGTAGTTGTGTTAATGATAGTGATGAATTTATTGAAGCTATTAAAGATATTATAAAATAAAAATATATGTAAGTTAAGCAAAAAAGCTTAACTTACAAAAAAACTTGTTACATTGTATGCAATAAATGATAGAATCCAAGCTGTCGTTGTTGTAAATACAAATAAATATAATAAATATTTCCATTTACCAGCTTCCCTAACAAATACCATTGTTGCAGCTAAACAAGGAAGATATATCATAACAAAAACGATAAATGATATAGCAGATGCAAAAGGTATATTATTTCGTATTTTTTCAATTAATGTACTTGAAGTTTCATCTGCCTCATCACCTAATCCATAGAGTATTGATAATGTTGAAACTACTACTTCTTTTGCTGCAAGTCCTGTTTCAAGAGCAACAGACATTTTCCAATCAAAACCTAAAGGTCTAAATAATGGTTCAGAAAACTTTCCAACATATCCAAGATATGAATTTTCAAGATTGTATAAACTTAATTCATTTTCCAAATTAGTTTTTTCTTCATCTGTTGTAGCTAATTCAATTTTTTGCTGATACATTTCTTCAACATCTTCATGTTTTGGATAATTACTCGCAACCCAAATTAGTATAGATGCAGCTAATATAAATGTTCCTGCTTTTTTTAAATACATCATAGCTTGATTATAAACTGTAAACCAAATAAGTTTCAAAGAAGGTAATCGATATTTTGGGATTTCCATAACAAAAGGTTCTTCTTCTCCTTTAAAAACAACAACTTTTAAGACTTTTGCACTAATTAATCCAATAAATGCTCCACAAATATAGATTAAAAATAGTACATTTCCTTCGTTATATTGGCTAAAAAATGCTCCTATAAAAAGTACGTAAATTGGAAGTCTTGCTCCACAAGACATAAATCCTATAATAAAAAGAGTTAATAATCTATCTCTTTCATTTTTTAAAGTTCTTGCTGCCATATAAGCTGGTACTGAACAACCAAAACCAGTAATTAAAGGAATAAATGATTTTCCGTGTAATCCAAATTTATGAAAAAAACCATCTAATAAATATGCAACTCTACTCATATAACCTGTTGTTTCTAATAATGCAATACCAAAGAAAAGTATGATGATATTTGGTAAAAATAAAACTACAGCTCCTACTCCAGCAATAATACCATCTCCTATGATAGAAGAGATTTGATTATCTCCTAATATCTCTTTTGTTTGATCAATTAATTGTGCAAAAAAGCTATCAATAATATCCATAGGAATATTTCCTAAAACAAATGTTAATTGAAAAAGTGCCCACATCAAAAGAAAAAATATAGGTAAACCAAAAAATTTATGAATTAAAAGTGAATCTATTTTTTCTGTAAGAGTAGTATCTTTTTTATTTTTTTGATGAACAGTTTTTGTGATAACACCTTTTACAAAGGCAAATTTTTCATCATTAAAAATATCATCAATATTTTTTGTTTGATAGTGTAAGTATAAATGCTCAAATGAATTATTTAATGTATCTTGCAGTTTAAGCCAAATTGGTTGACTATGTAATAATTCGAATGTTTTTTTATCTTCTTGTAAAAGTTTAATAGCAACTTCTCTATATGTTAAATCTGTTTCAAAATTAAAATCTTCAAAAATTTGAGTAATTGATTTTATTTCAGTTTCTATTGGATTTGAAAAAATAAGCTTTGATAATGTTTTTTCACTTTCATATTGATTAATAATTTCTTCTAAAAGAGTTTGAATACCAATTTTTTTTGAAGCACTTGTTTTTACGCATGGTCTTCCTAATATTGAACCAAGTTCAGCATCATTTATTTCAATTAATTCATCATTTGCTTCATCAATCATATTTAATGCTATTATCATTTTTTTATTCAATAATAAAAGCTCAGTTGTTAATAGAAGATTTCTTTGTAAATTTGTTGAATCAACAACATTTAAAATAAGATCATAAGTTGAGTTATACAAAAAGTCTTTTGTGATTTTTTCTTCGATTGAATAGTTATTTAATGAATAAGAACCAGGTAAATCAATAATTTGAAATTCATAATCTTTATATTTAAAAAAAACTTCTTCTTTTGAAACAGTAACTCCTGGGAAATTACCAACTTTTAACTTTGCACCTGAAATAGAGTTAATAAGCATAGACTTACCAACATTTGGTTGTCCTACTAAAGCTATTTTAATGACGTTATTTTTCATACTCCACCTCAATTTGAGAGGCTTCATTTGCCCTTATTGCTATTTTTGAATCATTAATATTAATTTTTAATGTACTATTTGTAAGTGTTTTTTTCTCCACTTTTATTAAAGCACCTTTTGTGATTCCCAAAGAATATAGCCTGTTTTTTAGTATATTATTACAATTTATATTTTTAATTTTTGCAATTTGTTCTAATTCTAAATCATTTAATGACATTAATTCCTTCCTCCTTTTTATTCCCTTTAAAATTATCTACAAGAAGTATTATAGTACTCATAATATTAGAATAATTTTAATTTTAAGAATAACTATTATATGAGTTAATTTATTTTTTATAAAGTTTATATTAGTATCTAAAATATTCGAAGATAATTTAAATTTTCAAGACTATAAAAATAGAGTTAGGATATTATATGTTTCTACTAAAAAAGATTATTTCAGCTTTTTTACTTCCCGTTCCAATAGGAATTATTTTACTTTTTTTAGCTTTATTTTTTTTACTAAAAAACTCATATAAAAAAGCAAAAATATTTTTAGTTTTAGGATTTTTGTGGTTTGCCCTTTTATCAAATCAAACTATTTCAAATATGATTATATCTCCTCTTGAAAATGCTTATCCAGCACTAAAAGAGACACCAAAAGATATAAAATATATTTTAGTTTTAGGAAACGGACATAAAACAAATGATAATTTTCCTATAACATCTGAACTAAATACAACAGCTATAAATAGACTTATTGAAGGTATAAGACACTATAAAAACTTAGAAAATTCAAAACTAATAGTTTCTGGTTATAGTTTTGATGATGTAAATTCTCATGCTCAAATGCAAAAAAAATTAGCAATAAGTTTAGGAGTAAATGAAGCAGATATTATTACTCTTGATACTCCAAAAGATACAAAAGAAGAAGCAATAGAAGCTAAAAAAATAGTAGGAAATCAAAAACTTATTCTTGTAACAACAGCAAGTCATATGAAAAGAGCTGTTATGTTGTTTGAAAAAGAAGACTTAAATATAATTGCTAGTCCTACAAATCATAAATTTTTTACAAGCACTTATCCAACTTCATATTTTAATGCAACAAATATCAAAAAAGTTGAGTTGGCATTTCACGAATATTTAGGAATGGTTTATTCTTATGTAAAAGGTGAAATCTAGAAAGATTAATCCACATTTAGATAAAATTGCAACAAAGTTGCAAATAGAGGTTTTTAGTGGAATTAATAAATATAAGTAATCTATCTTTTAAATATCAAAAAACAAATGTATTAGAAAATATAAATTTATCTATCAAAAGTGATGATTTTTTGGCTATTATTGGACCAAATGGTGGTGGAAAATCAACTCTTTTAAAACTCATTTTAGGTTTATTAGAACCTCAAAGTGGAACAATAATAAAAAATATTAAAACAAGCCAAATGGGATATGTTCCTCAAAATACAAACTTAAATATGGATTTTCCAATAACTGCACTTGAGATTGTTTTGATGGGACATACAACTTCAAAAAGAAAAATATTTGGTTACTCAAAAGAGGATATTGCTTGTGCTAAATTATCTTTAGAACAAGTTGGAATGAGTGCATACGCAAACTCTAAAATTGGAGATTTAAGTGGAGGACAAAGACAAAGAGTTTTTATAGCACGAGCACTTTGTTCTAATCCAAAAATTATGCTTTTAGATGAACCAACGGCAAGTATTGATGTAAAAGGACAACAAGAGATATATGATTTATTACAAGAGCTAAATAAACAAATATGTGTTGTTGTTGTAAGTCACGATATTTCGGTTTTATTAAATTATGCTAAAAATGTAGCACATATAAATAAAAATATAGTTTATCACTCTTTAGAAAATATTCAAAAAAATTTAACAACACAAAATGAACATTTATGCGAAGTTGAACTTCTTTCGGCTTTAGGTAAAACTCAAATTTGTTGTAATCATACTCACTAAAGGTAAAAATATAATGTTTGAAATTTTACAATATGATTTTATTCAAAATGCTTTGATATCAGGGATTCTTATCTCTATTGCTGCAGGAATTATAGGTTCTCTTGTAGTTGTAAATAAAGTTACATTTCTAACAGGTGGAATAGCTCATAGCTCTTATGGTGGAATTGGGCTTGCTATTTATTTAGGAATTCCTGTACTTTTGGGAGCAACAATTTTTGCGGTGATTACAGCTATTTTAATAGCTTTTATAACTTTAAAAAATAGAACAAGAATAGATGCAATTATTGGTATGATGTGGGCAAGTGGTATGGCAATAGGAATTATTTTTGTCGATTTAACTCCTGGCTATAATGTAGATTTAATGAGTTATTTGTTTGGAAGTATTATTGCAGTTTCTCATCAAGATATTATTTATATGACTCTTTTAGATGTTTTTATAATTGCAATTGTTGTATTTTTTTATAAACAAATACTTGCAGTTTCATATGATAGTGAATTTGCAAGTCTTAGAGGAATAAATGTAGAGTTTTTTTATACACTGATTTTGATTCTATCAGCACTTTGTGTTGTTGCTGCAATTAAAGCAGTTGGACTTATACTTGTTATTGCACTTCTTACAATTCCAACTTATTTAGCAGAAACTTTTGCAAGTAGACTTTCAAATATGATGATAATTAGCGCTATTTTAGCTACAATATTCACTATTATTGGACTTGTTGTTTCATATCTTTATGATATTAGTTCAGGTGCAAGTATTATTATGGTGGCAGTTGTGATTTTAGGAGTTGTGAAACTTTTGAAATTAAAAAAATAAAAAATAAAATCGGAAAGACCAAAATGAATGAAAAAATAGAAATAGGAAAAATAAATACTTTAAAAGTAAATAGAGTAAGTGAACCAGGAATATATTTGATAAGTGGCGATGAAACAGAAGTTTTATTGCCAAATGCTTATGTTGAAAAATCAATGTTAGTTGATAGTTTGTTAGATGTGTTTATTTATACAGATAGTGAGGATAGACTTGTAGCAACTACTTTAAAGCCATATTTATACCTACATGAATTTGCTTTTTTAAAAGTTGTAGATACTGCAAAATTTGGAGCATTTGTTGATATTGGTTTACCAAAAGATATTTTAGTTCCAAAAAATAGACAAAAAAGTAGTTTTTTTGTTGGTTCATACAAAGTTTTACAATTACAACTAGATGAAAAAACAAATAGACTTATAGCTTCTGAAAAATATGATTTATTAAAAAAAATAAGAAACTTAGAAAAAAATGATGAAGTAGAAATAATCCTTTATTCTAAAACACCATTAGGTTATAAAGTAATTGTAAATAATCGTTATGAAGGTATGATTTTCCATAGTGAAGTTTTTGAAAATTTAAAAATTGGTGACAAAAAAAGAGCTTATGTAAAAAATGTGAGAGAAGACAATAAACTTGATATATCTTTACAAAAAATAGGTCAAAAAATAGTAGATGATAAAGTTTTTGAAGTTTTAGAAAAAAATGATGGAAAACTGAATTTTACATATAAAAGTGAAGCAGAAGATATAAAAGAAGTTTTTGGAATAAGTAAAAAATCTTTTAAAGCATCTTTAACAAAACTTTTAAGTGAAAACAAAATAATTTTAGAAGAAAATTGCATAAGGATAAAATAAAAAATATCTTGATTTAGAATAAGAGTATTTTTATCCGATTTCACTATAATTTCAAAAATATATTAATAAAGGATTTATAAATGGCAACAGTAAAATTTAAAGGTGAACTTGAAGTAACTTTAAATGGTACAGAATTAAATGTTGGTGATATTGCTCCAGTTGTTACAGTTGTAGGACAAGATTTAAGTGATATTACTATTGGTGGACAAAATGGAAAAGCTCAAGTTATTGTAGTTGTTCCTTCTTTAGATACAGGTGTTTGTGCAACTGAAACTAGAAGATTTAATAGCGAAGCAGCAAAAATTGAAAATGCAGAAGTTATTGTAGTTTCTATGGATTTACCATTTGCTATGAAAAGATTTTGTACAACTGAAGGAATAGAAAACTTAAAAGTTGGTTCAGATTTTAGAGCAAAAGCTTTTGCTAAATCTTATGGTGTTTTACAAGCAAATGGACCATTGGCAGGACTTACAGCTCGAGCAGTATTTATCATAAATGCTTCTGGAAAAATTGTTTATAAACAAATAGTTCCAGAAATTACGGCTGAACCAGATTATGAAGCAGTTTTAGAAGCTGCAAAAGGTGCTACATCAACTTCTTGTTGTGGAAGTTGTCACTAATTTTTAAAGCCACTTTTGTGGCTTTAAACTTCCATATTCTTCTTTTTTTCTTTCGATTAACCAAAAATAGTTATAATATGTACAATAATAATTTTTTATAAAGGAGAAATTATGTTCAAAAATTTATTTAAAACGATGCTTTTATTGAGTTTAGGATTTTTAACGTTAAATGCTTCAGTTGTAAATGATGGATTTGAAGAGTTAGAAAAAGGAAATGTTTTAGAAGCTGCAAATATTTTTCAAAACAGTTGTAATGAAGGTGCAAGTTCTGGTTGTTATAATCTAGGACTTATGTATTACAAAGGTGATAAAATTGCGAAAAATTATCCAAAAGCAGTACAACTTTTTTCAAAAGCTTGTGATTTAGGACATACAAATGCTTGTTACAATTTGGCTTATATGTATGAAAATGCACAAGAAGTAAAAGACTCTTTTAAAGCTGTTGAACTATATGAAAAACTTTGTAATCAAGGAATTAGTGCAGCTTGTTATAATCTTGGAACTATGTATGAAACTGGTGATGGAGTTGAAAGACACACTTTTAAAGCGGTTGAATTTTTAACAAAAGCTTGTGATTTGAATCATGCAAAAGCTTGTTATAACCTAGCTGTAAAATACCAAAATGAAGATGGAGTTGAAAAAGCACCTTTAAAAGCTGCAAACTTATATATAAAATCTTGTGATTTAGGAAATGCATCAGCTTGTTATAATCTTGGAATTATGTATAGCGATGGTAAATTTTTTGCAAAAAATAGTGCAAATGCAAAAGAGTATTTTAGAAGAGCTTGTGATATGAATTTTGATGAAGCTTGTAAAGCTTACAATAATCTCAATAAATAAATTAAAAAAGGCAATTCAACTATTTAGTTGAAATTGCTTTTTTATCTAATTTTGTAAAAATACGAATATAAATTATCTCAGCTATTAGTTCTATAAATGTTTGAGTTACAATAACTGCTGGAAGTAGTGGCAAAGCATTTGGTACGGCTAATGCTAAAGGTAAAATAACTAAAGAGTTTCTTGTTGATGAACTAAAAGCTATTGAAACTTTTTCCTCTTTTTTTAATTTAAATAGTTTTCCTACACTTAATCCAACCATTGGAGCAATAATTGCAAATGCCACATAAATAGGAATAACATATAAAATATCATTTATTGCTAAACTTAACCTTGGAACAACAGCTAAAATAACAATAAATAGAACTAAAGCAGTTGATGGAACTGGTAAAATATTAAATACATCTACGATTTTTTCTCCAAAATTACTTTTCTTAGACCAAATTTGAAATATAGTTGCAAGAGAAAATGGAATTAAAATCAAAAAAATAAATGCTTCAATAAATGGTGAAATTTCTACAAGCAAAGAAGCTTCTTTTCCTAAAAAGATGTTTAGATAAATTGGTAATAATGACATTTGAACTATTAATAAAATCGGAGTTGAGCTAAGAAGAAGTTTTGCATTTGCTTTTCCTAGATGTGAAAATGTAACAACATAATCAATACAAGGAGTTAATAAAACAAACAAAACTCCCAATTTTAAAAGTGGATTATCTGGTAAAAATTGTATAAGACTAAAAACAATAATTGGAATAATAATAAAATTTGAAAAAAGCAAAGCAAAAATAAATTTAATATTTTTAAACACCGAAGTTAGCTCTGATATAGGAACTTGTAAAAAAGTTACAAATAGCATTAGCGCTAAAGCTGGATTGATTGCTGTTTCAAAATATGATGTATTTGGAATAAAAAAAGTAATTAATATACTAATACTAATAGCTATAAAATATATTATAATTTGCTGATTTTCTAATAGTTCTTTTATCTTTGAAAAATTCATATATATCCTTATTTTCTTGTTTTGAATCAATGATACTGATATTTATAATAGCTAAAATCAAATAAAAAATTTAGGAGAATTTATGTTTTCTTGGTACAAAAAATTTACCTCACAGCCACATCAACCTTTTTTTGTAAATGGTGTTTTATTTTTTGCTCTTTTTATGATGCTATTTATTTTGATTTATTCAAATCTTTTAAATGTTCAAGCGCCATTACTTGTATATCATGCTTATAGTTTGGTATTTGTTGTTTTTATTCAGTTCTTTTTAGGCTTTTTATTTGTTGTTTTTCCAAAATTCTTGATGCAAAGTGAAATTGCTTCAAAAGATTATATGCGACTATTTTATATATATTTTATTTCAAGTTTGGGAATATTTTTAAGTTTAATCTTTTATTCTAAAATCACTATTGTTTTTCAAGTTTTACTTTTAATTGCACAAATTCTTAGTTTTAATCTTCTTTATAATATTCATAAAAAAAGTGTTAT
Protein-coding regions in this window:
- a CDS encoding FeoA family protein, translated to MSLNDLELEQIAKIKNINCNNILKNRLYSLGITKGALIKVEKKTLTNSTLKININDSKIAIRANEASQIEVEYEK
- a CDS encoding ElyC/SanA/YdcF family protein; its protein translation is MFLLKKIISAFLLPVPIGIILLFLALFFLLKNSYKKAKIFLVLGFLWFALLSNQTISNMIISPLENAYPALKETPKDIKYILVLGNGHKTNDNFPITSELNTTAINRLIEGIRHYKNLENSKLIVSGYSFDDVNSHAQMQKKLAISLGVNEADIITLDTPKDTKEEAIEAKKIVGNQKLILVTTASHMKRAVMLFEKEDLNIIASPTNHKFFTSTYPTSYFNATNIKKVELAFHEYLGMVYSYVKGEI
- a CDS encoding metal ABC transporter ATP-binding protein; translation: MELINISNLSFKYQKTNVLENINLSIKSDDFLAIIGPNGGGKSTLLKLILGLLEPQSGTIIKNIKTSQMGYVPQNTNLNMDFPITALEIVLMGHTTSKRKIFGYSKEDIACAKLSLEQVGMSAYANSKIGDLSGGQRQRVFIARALCSNPKIMLLDEPTASIDVKGQQEIYDLLQELNKQICVVVVSHDISVLLNYAKNVAHINKNIVYHSLENIQKNLTTQNEHLCEVELLSALGKTQICCNHTH
- a CDS encoding metal ABC transporter permease; its protein translation is MFEILQYDFIQNALISGILISIAAGIIGSLVVVNKVTFLTGGIAHSSYGGIGLAIYLGIPVLLGATIFAVITAILIAFITLKNRTRIDAIIGMMWASGMAIGIIFVDLTPGYNVDLMSYLFGSIIAVSHQDIIYMTLLDVFIIAIVVFFYKQILAVSYDSEFASLRGINVEFFYTLILILSALCVVAAIKAVGLILVIALLTIPTYLAETFASRLSNMMIISAILATIFTIIGLVVSYLYDISSGASIIMVAVVILGVVKLLKLKK
- a CDS encoding CvfB family protein; the protein is MNEKIEIGKINTLKVNRVSEPGIYLISGDETEVLLPNAYVEKSMLVDSLLDVFIYTDSEDRLVATTLKPYLYLHEFAFLKVVDTAKFGAFVDIGLPKDILVPKNRQKSSFFVGSYKVLQLQLDEKTNRLIASEKYDLLKKIRNLEKNDEVEIILYSKTPLGYKVIVNNRYEGMIFHSEVFENLKIGDKKRAYVKNVREDNKLDISLQKIGQKIVDDKVFEVLEKNDGKLNFTYKSEAEDIKEVFGISKKSFKASLTKLLSENKIILEENCIRIK
- the prx-suh gene encoding thiol peroxidase Prx-SUH, whose product is MATVKFKGELEVTLNGTELNVGDIAPVVTVVGQDLSDITIGGQNGKAQVIVVVPSLDTGVCATETRRFNSEAAKIENAEVIVVSMDLPFAMKRFCTTEGIENLKVGSDFRAKAFAKSYGVLQANGPLAGLTARAVFIINASGKIVYKQIVPEITAEPDYEAVLEAAKGATSTSCCGSCH
- a CDS encoding tetratricopeptide repeat protein; the protein is MFKNLFKTMLLLSLGFLTLNASVVNDGFEELEKGNVLEAANIFQNSCNEGASSGCYNLGLMYYKGDKIAKNYPKAVQLFSKACDLGHTNACYNLAYMYENAQEVKDSFKAVELYEKLCNQGISAACYNLGTMYETGDGVERHTFKAVEFLTKACDLNHAKACYNLAVKYQNEDGVEKAPLKAANLYIKSCDLGNASACYNLGIMYSDGKFFAKNSANAKEYFRRACDMNFDEACKAYNNLNK
- a CDS encoding arsenic resistance protein, whose protein sequence is MNFSKIKELLENQQIIIYFIAISISILITFFIPNTSYFETAINPALALMLFVTFLQVPISELTSVFKNIKFIFALLFSNFIIIPIIVFSLIQFLPDNPLLKLGVLFVLLTPCIDYVVTFSHLGKANAKLLLSSTPILLIVQMSLLPIYLNIFLGKEASLLVEISPFIEAFIFLILIPFSLATIFQIWSKKSNFGEKIVDVFNILPVPSTALVLFIVILAVVPRLSLAINDILYVIPIYVAFAIIAPMVGLSVGKLFKLKKEEKVSIAFSSSTRNSLVILPLALAVPNALPLLPAVIVTQTFIELIAEIIYIRIFTKLDKKAISTK